One Populus nigra chromosome 16, ddPopNigr1.1, whole genome shotgun sequence genomic window, GTGAGATTTAAGGAAGCAGGTCCATTGTTTTAGCACTGAATAGAGGAGAGGAGTAGAGGGCACTTCCATATGGCCCATTTCTCACTTTTCCTCGAGGAACAATCGAAAAGTGAGATATCCAATGAAGCATAAATAGGATGCAACTCATTATCCTCGTCTTCAAAGGAAAGACACAGCTGTAGCAAGAACATATCCCTAGGCCGCCATTTTTGTACTCTTATCTAcctcaaaattcattttaatgcCCCAAAAAACAAGTACTCTGTGATTTGGCACTACATGGTCTTAAGCTTGCAAGGTATGAACAATCAAGATCTCCCAAGTCTCATTCTGTGAATTGAGTTTCTTGTTTTTCAGCGATCTGATGGTACAGAAAAGTCAGAGTTCAAGAGCATTTGTTACTGTTTATACGTAACTGGAAGTGGTCTTTTAAGAGATCTCGGGCACACTCATTACATTTCCGGTTcaacattattaaaataatttatggaataattatctcaatataaaaatttaagtgattaattaaaatttaaagatataatttatataattatttattatattttttaaataaatatattttaaattttaaatttatataaacctatttaatttttatcaaataaaataaaataaataaaactctggtactatattaaaaaatcatctcaaccaaaattttaaattattagataaggTTTTAAGAATAATTCTTTTATACCCGATTCAACATTCTTAGAAAATAGTGTCAAATAATCATTTCAACTTAAAGGTTTAAACTTAGGTAAGgtcttaagatataatttatataatttttttacatattttttcaaatgaaaattttttgaacttgaaacttagATATACTCATACTATTTTATTCTtactttttatcaaataaaatgagaTCAACAATGCTAGATTTgatatcatacaaaaaaaaaaccattttaacctaaaaacttaaattattatatgagatcccaagaataattttatattactctttaACACACTCCTTTAAATGAAAattctttgaacttgaaatttacacatgcttatattattttatgcttaatttttattaattagaatagaGGTGATGAGATTTTACAGCTTGGTCAACAAGACtctgataatatattaaaaaattatttcaattcaaaaatttaaattattagataagaactcaaaatataatttatataattttttaacctataaaaccaaataataataataataataataataataataatagaagtcTAAATTCATTCTTTTACTTCACCTAAATGTCACAAAAATCCCACCACTTGGTATTCAttccaaacaaacaaaaaaattaattaagacaggcaattaaataaaaaaagattaagaattCAAGTAGTAGCAAcccagaaaacaaattaaaacaacaagtgTAAATTACAAAAGACATAAGATTCTTACGGGTACTTGAAGATCAATTTCTTTCATACAACCAATGAGTTATTTCACCTTATTTGGGTCATTAGCTCTGGTTCTCATCAATGGCCTCTATAATCAAgcagtatatttttaaaaaaaagtattgttgaaaaaaattaaatattttttgtatttttttaaaattaaattttttaatattttcagattattttaatatgttaatgttaaaaataaattttaataagtaaaaataattattttgatatatttttaaataaaaaatattttaaaaaataattattactataaataTCAATCAAACTCTTAAAAATATGTTGCTCCGTGATAGCATTTGTTGCATGATATAAGATGATGGGATACATACAAGACaatagcataaaaaacaaataaaaaatttactattggTTCTCTGTCAACAAATCATCAATAACTTCTTCTTCCAATATTGATAGGGTTTACCTGGAGCTGTGTACCCAAAGGTGCCAgcaaatgatgtccaattggTTGAATCATCAATAACTTCTTCTTCCAATAAACATAGATCAAATCTCAAATATATACTTTTAAGTGGGATTTTATAACATTAAAGAAAGGGTTGAATAATTGTAAAATagagaataataaataataagagatGATATTAGAATGAATAGAAGTTAGAGGAGCAAAGTAATAAACAATTGAGAATAGAAGGAGTAAAAACACCATTAACTTTGGTGGCTTTACGCGTCAAGTTTCCAAGTTCCAACTTTATAACAACCGTTGGTCAAAATATCAATTGGGTTGGCCCGCAGACTTTTGGCGGTCCAGATTATACTGTCAGGTAAGTGAAAGTGTACTTCTTTGCCTACATTAGCTAATCCCTCAAGGACTCAGCACTTACCGTTAACCATGGCTGCAATTGGGTCTTTCAGCCTGCTCAGGTACTCTCCCTCTACATACACCTTTTTTGTACTTTTCATTGCCATGGAATTTGTGGGTTGTgtttaatatttgtatataaaCAGGAATTGTGCAGTAACTACAAGGGCATTCTCAAATGTGAGAGTCTCACCAAAGGCAACCTCTAGTTTCAATTCAATTAAGTTCCTTCATCCTCACCATTCTCAAAGGTATTTTGAATGaccttttgcttttctttttgtattctGTAGGATAAATATTACTGCTTCCTTTCTATGATCTATGTATTGATGATATATGTCAATTCATGGCCTCAAAAGTATTGATGTTTTTAGCTATTCATGTCAAACACTGGAATGGGTCGTAATTATTATGTTTTGGTTTGGATTTTATGTTGCCTTGTTGTTTGAATTTGAGGGATGATACAcccatttattaaaaattgggCAGAAAGGCTCTTCTTTTTCATTGCATGATTATGGAAGTTGTTTAAGGGTTTCGTCGATATGTTTGTTGCTTCACTTGCAATTATGTCGTCATGGTCCCTAATGTTCAAATTTGGTTTCAATCGAGATTGTGGTTATTGAATGTGAAAATGTACAGCTTGCAATATATGAGACAAGTGTGACCCCTTAGTCAGGGAAAAGATTCATGCTTTGAAAGTGGCAGTTCAGTGAAAGCCTAATTACTGGGTTGATTGAATGCATTATTTATAGAACTCGGATCTGCTGAAGCTTGCATCATAACTAGattatgaaaagaaattcaTTTAAAGCAAGCAGTTTTGTAGGTCGTAGCTCAGTATTCTTGTGTCATACTTTCAGTAAGGATGGATGGTAATCTCCCTCACTCATTTGAATGATGCTGCAAAGATCCTCTAGctgttcccttttcttttatagtcAGTTTATTCTTGATTGGGCTTTATGATGTTTTAGTTATTGTTCATTCCATTAGATTTTCAGAGAAAAGTTTAGCTGTTACTTTGAATCTTTTGCtgattttttgatttcttatgaTTCTATTTTTAGATCTCTGTTTTGCACTAATGCTATACACGATGAAGAGGCTTCTGCAAAAGCAGCTGCAGCCAGTGCCGACAGTGGAGCTCCAACCATGTATCATCACTTGTGACATAGCTGGTTtgataacatgtttttaaaaattgtctGAGAACCTCTTGCATTGAACGCTTTAGATATTCCCTATCAGATGTCCAGCGACCCTATTTTTTATCGCGAGGTTTCAAAAACTCTTAAGAGTGTTCGATAATAATAGTTGATACTTGCTAGTTCTTTATAGAGActcattatcaaaataaaatgaggaAATGAAGCATACAATTACTTCAAAATTGGCATTTTAAAAATAGGGAAGTTTTATTGGGAGAGAATCTTTGTTTGAGGTGCTGAGAAATGAATGATAATCTTCACTTACGTAGATTCAGGAAACAAGTGAGGATACCTGAAACTTGAAGTTTGTATCTGTCTATAGGGGAGGGGAGCCTGGGAGATTTATGTTGTGTTTGGATGAGAGGAAGACAGTTTATATAGGATATGAACTGAGAGTCATCTTTCCTGTGACATGTTGGAGTGATATTTCTAGAAGATTATTGCACTGCTTTCATGCTGATAAGAGTTTTACCTTTCCTGTCCAGTTTTGACAAGATCATAGCAAAGGAAATTCCTTCATCCATTGTATATGAGGATGAAAAGGTCCTAGCTTTCAGGGACATCAACCCTCAGGCTCCTGTTCATGTTTTGGTCATTCCAAAGGCCAGGGATGGATTGACAACGCTTGGGAAGGTTAGTAATGGCCATGTATCTTTCACTGAATGCACGCACACATGCTCATACACATTACATTGATGCAAAGCTTTGAATCTTCACTGAACATACTTAACCAAATGGATGGACATGAGaacagatataaaaaaattaacatggtatataactatatatttcaaaatgtttATTTATGCTTGCTCTCCTTCGTGTGGAATACCATTGACTTGACTTGTAGATGTTCCTTCTGCATGCTGTATTTTGCACCAAAATGCACCCCttattccttctcttttttatactGTAAGGCGTCCATAAGACTGTAACCtgcaaaaatattataaacctATGAAATAGAAATAATTCCTCAACGTATAAACTGTATCTTCTTAAATGAGTGCATTGTAAATCAGTATTTAATTGAAATGACTTGATCCAGCTTTGTAATTTAAAATGGTAGTTTACCTTGTGTATTTCCTTTTTATCAGGCAGAAGCCAGACATGGAGAGGTGTTGGGGCAACTTCTCTACGCTGCGAGAATAGTGGCTGAAAAGGAAGGCATCCTCGATGGATTTCGTGTTGTTATCAACAATGGTCCTGGTGCCTGTAAGCTCTCACCTAATTTCTGTAACTTCTAGTCTGTGTTAGTGCTGTTTCCATCCATTATTGTGCTGATGGCCTGGTCTCTCTGTCCAGGTCAATCTGTCTATCATCTCCACTTGCATGTCCTGGGTGGAAGACAAATGAAATGGCCGCCCGGTTAAAGATTTGAATAAACTCCTCTTGAAGCTTGATTGCACCGTCTTGTTCCCCATGCCCTCACtttcttgaattctttttatatttgatctgaatatttGTTATAGTTGTCACCTGGGACTTATGAACACCTTACAAATGGAGATTTTTTTCCATCCTCTGTAATCTCTAAGATTTCACCTAGGAATCATCATGTTTTTGCTTTCTATTTGCCAGCCAAAGTGCTAAACAAAACCGATTAGTTTACTTCTGTTTTCTTAGAAATCCAAATGAGGAGAGTATTTTTCACCCCTAACTCACTGcctcttaaaattaatatgggCGAAATGAGACCCAGTAATTGCCTCCGAATAGATCATCAATACGCCCCGTTGTGGCTGGTAAATATTGACGTGTTCGTTAATGTTTCaggtaaataaatatatattattattttaaaaacatatacgagaaataaatatattattattcatgaaaaaaatatttttgagatgtCTGGCAtaaatcaaacttttacacAGCTTGACTTTTTAAAGAAAGGTGGAACATAGGTTagatttgattggtttttaacttaaaaataaaaattatttaaaagtttgacaaaataataaaaatctttaaaaacattaaaaaaattgtattaatttaaatctagtttttatttatgtatttcaatttgtttttaattcatcttggcaaaaatgtttttactttattttttaaggaaaaaaatgattttttctagtttttttattttctaactaattattttagtttattttaaaaatctaagaaaaattgctaggaaagaaatagatttgatatgaaaaatgaaaaatctcaaacacataaattcaaaagtttcatgaaaaatcaaattaataaactcATACTAATGAAAAATTACTCCTTTTATCACCATTAAAGTTCTCTTATCAATATATCTATCTACTTACCATTCAGCTGACATTGCTAAACCATCTTTTGATTTACAAGATCAAAACATTTTCTACAATATTAGCCAAATATCATATgttgataacaaaattaaataagaaattaaaaaaattaatcaatttttttttaacttcttaagaaaaaatatgagttagttttataattataaaacaattactTCAATGGTGGGTGTCAAATTCAGGACCATACAAAGATGTTCTTCAGATGTACATTTAAGTTTAAATAGATCGTAActatcttatatattttaatttcctccaagatttcagaatttttatgTGATAATATACCAAAAAAATGCAATTACTGTGAAAGAATAGAGAAAATGCGTATAGCATGGAACCATATGAGACAAGCTGTTTGTGACTTGGGTGTGAGAGAAAGGTATCACATATGAAATCATAAAGCCACTAAATACCGGTTTTACAATTTTTTACCATTAGTTAGGCAGTAGTTTATTACATGCGCTTTCAGAGCGGCTCTCAACCAAAACTTGTtggattgtgtgtgtgtgtgtgtgtgtgtgtgtgtgtgtgtgtgtgtgtgtgtgtgtgtgtagcaaTTCAAATTTGAAAGTTATCAATTTCACTCTTTATTTAGCACTTGTTCTAAAATAAAGacatcaaagaaataaaaaattcaaattaacccTAATCAATCCTTCAAACTTGTGACATGAATTATTGGCTCCATGGAGtcgaattagttttttttagcatataattaaaaaaaatataaaaataaacttttcattaactcaatattaaatgacaaagttaaataaaaatctcatattaaaagataaaattgaaacaaaaataaaattaaaaaattaaaaaaaaaagctaaaaacccaccgcaaataaaaacataatattaaatggtaaaattaagaaaagaacttttatcatgtaataaaacatacaaaaagTAATGTACcacaacctaatattaaataaaaaaatcaaaatctaaaaaataaaataaaaaaaattgaaaaattcgaatgaccaataaaaaaactcaagggCATGTTAAACAAAGCTCAAATACgtgtgctatttttatttttattttgctttttttataaaaagcgTATGACTTGtcatcctttttttcttgaaaaaaatcacatagaTAATAGGTTATTAGAAAGAGATATCTCGATGTACCACAGTCATGCATATCTTAGAAGGAAAGTTTTGAGAATAAGAGTGTCCACCTGCACCCCCGAAAAACAGCACACAGCCCCCTCTTTAGCACTTGCATTACACGGTTTAGCCTTAGCCATGCTGACTATTTGAGCTAGGCCGAACAGCCAGCATTCTAGACGACGTTTAGCCCAAGTCAAAAATAGCTAGAATCTCCATTCTAGTTGCTTGGTCAAGTCCAAATAATATCCtattgtatgtatttttttcttccacaaACTTTATATGCATATAATTTCTCTCTGCAAATTGGGTGGTGAATTCATTGTACACATGATGTATTATAAATCGaaatataattacaattttgtcttttcaacaacaacaaaaaaaaaaaaccaataagcTTGGTATTGCAggtaatttgttattttttataggattcatttattattatgaaatttatagaagatgatttgatatttttattttttaaatacataatGTAAAAAGACTATATTACTATTAAaagcaaatattttaaaagtttgataaaGAGCAATTtcgtattttcttttttacatacaaagtataaatattttattacttttataagcaaaattattaaaagattgATAGAggattatttgatatttttacattttttaaacacaatgtaaaaactataataactttaaaagcaaaaattgtTAAGAATGCATCTaggagattttttatattttcaaactaataTTTTAGTATCTACCAAGTTCTCATGGGTACAATTTGATCATTTAacaatcattaatattatttaaaaaaatgctagAGCCACGTGCATCACCCATACTTTTTAGGAAGTGTGTGTAGCGTTGTATCATGGCCAAACATCACTTTCCTGAGCAGTATTTGAAGCTCTTCactatcctttttttattggtgtCGCATGTGTATACGAAGAAGTGGTAGTTAAGCTCTGATAAACTTAATTTGTTTCTTGTAtccaatttggtttttatttttatattgctaatttttttaatctttttttatcaatttttttcttcaatttaacccctcatcattttgtttcatctaatctttatattatatttgattgtgatttttttaattgttgtttgtttttttctttttctaattgaattttatttttaatttcatctcttaacatttgatttcaaactaattttacatccaatttagtctttattttttttgttactatttttttagttttggtttttttattgtatttttttctttaaaattttgttgtgttattttttagagtttacCTTTTAGGGTTGGTT contains:
- the LOC133675504 gene encoding 14 kDa zinc-binding protein; protein product: MAAIGSFSLLRNCAVTTRAFSNVRVSPKATSSFNSIKFLHPHHSQRSLFCTNAIHDEEASAKAAAASADSGAPTIFDKIIAKEIPSSIVYEDEKVLAFRDINPQAPVHVLVIPKARDGLTTLGKAEARHGEVLGQLLYAARIVAEKEGILDGFRVVINNGPGACQSVYHLHLHVLGGRQMKWPPG